From the genome of Geoglobus ahangari, one region includes:
- a CDS encoding class II SORL domain-containing protein — MSCENDLFCGVNRPKSLNPDEMSDLEKKHTPVISAPERVKAGEVFEVKVETGVFMAHPNEYGHYFAWIELYLDDTPVGRVSLQPVVSSPSVVFRVSATHSHEGKRKLRALAFCNLHGVWEGEKEIEVE, encoded by the coding sequence ATGAGCTGTGAAAACGATTTGTTTTGCGGGGTGAACAGGCCCAAGAGCCTGAACCCCGACGAGATGAGCGACCTCGAGAAGAAGCACACCCCTGTGATCTCGGCTCCTGAGAGAGTCAAGGCAGGGGAGGTGTTCGAGGTCAAGGTTGAGACGGGTGTGTTCATGGCGCACCCTAACGAGTACGGGCACTATTTTGCATGGATTGAGCTGTACCTTGACGATACGCCCGTTGGCAGGGTCAGTTTGCAGCCCGTGGTAAGCTCTCCGAGCGTTGTTTTCAGAGTTTCCGCGACTCACAGTCACGAAGGCAAGAGGAAGTTGAGAGCTCTTGCCTTCTGCAACCTCCACGGTGTTTGGGAGGGTGAAAAGGAGATAGAGGTGGAGTAA
- the rd gene encoding rubredoxin: MAKYQCKVCGYVYDEAEGDPDNDIPAGTKWEDLPEDWVCPVCGASKEDFEKIE; this comes from the coding sequence ATGGCGAAGTATCAGTGCAAGGTTTGTGGATACGTGTATGATGAGGCTGAAGGGGATCCGGACAACGACATTCCAGCCGGAACCAAGTGGGAGGATCTCCCCGAGGACTGGGTCTGCCCGGTCTGCGGAGCGAGCAAGGAAGACTTCGAGAAGATTGAGTGA